From Phycodurus eques isolate BA_2022a chromosome 20, UOR_Pequ_1.1, whole genome shotgun sequence, a single genomic window includes:
- the chrna11 gene encoding cholinergic receptor, nicotinic, alpha 11: MWRSAALLLSGISALIQVSSGGPHQRNLLKNLLKDYNRMERPVGNDSHPLTVTFSLSLIQIMDVDEKNQVLTSNMWLRMSWFDHYLQWNQSEHPGVKNLRFTTDQIWTPDILLYNSADDDFDATFKTNVLVNSSGYAEYLPPGIFMSTCNVDVRWFPFDIQKCVLKFGSWTYDGWLLDLQMNDADVSGYMPNGEWDLLGVPGARNEVFYDCCKEPYPDVTFVVTVRRRTLYYALNLLIPCMLLSSMTLLIFVLPADSGEKISLGQYFASIMIIVGMSVIATVVVLQYHHHDPNGGNMPKWVKLVLLQWVAWFLRMKRPGETEKPGRPPCAPHLRRCSSGSHSGSIPNHGDPALHPLQPQNLAPLRQPHLHAKSSANNNGSLLYLQGVEEPSSLSDATQRCNNIPAGSRSPPARLPPHLRGSPPPPAPNLDAAVRPGSVSSVGGFGGGAGGGPCHGDPLLQAILEEVRYMADRFRERDEAERVADQWKFAGAVIDRLCLVAFSVFNIICTISILMSAPNFADAISKDFV; this comes from the exons ATGTGGCGTTCGGCCGCACTGCTCCTCTCGGGAATCTCGGCGTTGATCCAAG TGTCTTCAGGGGGTCCTCACCAGAGAAACCTGCTGAAGAACCTGCTGAAGGACTACAACCGCATGGAGCGCCCCGTGGGCAACGACTCGCACCCGCTGACCGTCACCTTCTCGCTCAGTTTGATCCAGATCATGGACGTG GACGAGAAGAACCAGGTGCTCACCTCCAACATGTGGCTGCGGATG AGCTGGTTCGACCACTATCTCCAGTGGAACCAGAGCGAACATCCCGGAGTTAAAAACCTTCGCTTCACCACCGACCAAATCTGGACGCCAGATATTCTGCTATACAACAG TGCAGACGACGACTTCGACGCCACCTTCAAGACCAACGTTCTGGTCAACTCCAGCGGCTACGCTGAATATTTGCCTCCAG GCATCTTCATGAGCACGTGCAACGTGGACGTGCGCTGGTTCCCTTTCGACATCCAGAAGTGCGTCCTGAAGTTCGGCTCGTGGACGTACGACGGCTGGCTGCTCGACCTCCAGATGAACGACGCCGACGTCTCGGGCTACATGCCCAACGGCGAGTGGGACCTCCTAG GCGTGCCCGGCGCCCGGAACGAGGTTTTCTACGACTGCTGTAAGGAGCCGTACCCGGACGTGACCTTCGTGGTGACCGTACGGCGCAGGACGCTCTACTACGCCCTCAACCTGCTCATCCCCTGCATGCTCCTGTCCTCCATGACACTCCTCATCTTCGTGCTACCCGCAGACTCGGGAGAGAAGATCTCGCTGG GTCAGTACTTTGCCAGCATAATGATCATCGTGGGCATGTCCGTTATCGCCACCGTGGTAGTCCTGCAGTACCACCACCACGACCCCAACGGAGGGAACATGCCCAAATGG GTGAAGCTGGTCCTTCTCCAGTGGGTGGCGTGGTTCCTGCGGATGAAGCGCCCCGGCGAGACGGAGAAGCCGGGCAGGCCCCCCTGCGCCCCCCACCTGCGCCGCTGCTCCTCGGGCTCCCACAGCGGGAGCATCCCCAACCACGGCGATCCGGCCCTGCACCCGCTGCAACCGCAGAACTTGGCCCCCCTGCGCCAACCTCACCTCCACGCCAAGTCCAGCGCCAACAACAACGGGAGCCTGCTCTACTTACAGGGGGTGGAGGAGCCCTCGTCGTTGTCCGACGCCACCCAGAGGTGCAACAACATCCCCGCGGGGTCCCGCAGCCCGCCTGCGCGCCTGCCGCCCCACCTCCGCGGatccccgccgccgcccgccccAAACTTGGACGCCGCGGTCCGCCCCGGCTCCGTCTCCAGCGTGGGCGGGTTTGGAGGCGGCGCGGGCGGCGGCCCGTGCCACGGGGACCCGCTGCTTCAGGCCATCCTGGAGGAGGTGCGCTACATGGCGGACCGATTCCGCGAGCGGGACGAGGCGGAGCGCGTGGCCGACCAGTGGAAGTTCGCGGGCGCCGTCATCGACCGCCTGTGCCTGGTGGCGTTCAGCGTCTTCAACATCATCTGCACCATATCCATCCTCATGTCGGCGCCCAACTTCGCCGACGCAATTTCTAAGGACTTTGTCTGA